A window of Taeniopygia guttata chromosome 25, bTaeGut7.mat, whole genome shotgun sequence genomic DNA:
GGACTAGGAATTCCCGGTGGATTAGAGCTGGGAATTCCTGTGGGATCAGGGCCGGGAATTCCTCTGGGATTGGGACTGGGAACTCCCAGGGCATTGGGACTGGGAATTCCTAGGGGATTGggactgggaattcctggggaaTTGTGGCAGGGAATTCTTGGGACATCAAGTCTGGGAAGTCCTCTGGGATTGgctttgggaattcctgggagaTTTGAGCTGGGAATTCCTGTGGGATCGGGGCTGGTCACTCCCAGGGGATCAGgactgggaattccagggggaTCAGAGCTGGGAACTTCtgtgggatggggtttgggaacTTCtgtgggatggggtttgggaattgctgtgggatggggtttgggaattGCTGTGGGATCGGGGCTGGGAATTGCTGTGGGATTGGGGTTTGGGAGCTCtgtgggatcagggctgggaatTCCCGGGGGATGTGGCCGGGAATTCCCGGGATATGTGGCCGGAATTCCCGGTGACCGGGCGTCCCGCAGCTGCCGCTCGGCCGCGCTGGAGGCGCAGCGCTTCTGGCGCTTCGTGGGCTCGGCTctggcggtggcggcggcggcggcggcgctcgtGGTGCTGCGGCAGCGCGTGCTGGACCGGCGGGCGCTGGAGAAGGTCCGCAAGCAGATCGAGTCCATTTAGCCAGAACCGGGAATTCCgggggagaggaggagcagctctgcctcacTGCCCTGGAGCGCTGCTGGGATCCGCCTGGGGAGAGCGTCCCGGGGATCCCCTGGCGGGATGGGGGATCAGTCCTGGTCACTGCTCCGAGTGACGCTGGGCTCGTTCCTTTTGGGGGATCCCCGTCCCCCCAGCACTGGGATCTGCCCCAGGAGAGGGGTATGGAATAAATCCTGGTCGTGGTTCCCGGGGTGGTGCTGTGTTTGTTTGCTGGGGGatccctgctgcctccagcgTGGGATCTACCCCGGGAGCATGCTGAGAATCCCCAGCCCAGAGTGGGATGTGGAATAAATCCTGATCcgtgtggctgcagcagcactggaatGTTTGCTTTTTGGGGGGTTCCCCCATTCCCGACCCCCCGGCATTCCATGGGGTGCAAACAGAGTGTGGGATTATTCTGGAGCGTTCCCCGTCCTGAGGCCTCCCGGTCACATctcctccccgtgtccccatgtccctgtccccgtgtcctgCCGGGAGGAATTGGAGCCTGGATCCCCCTGGGGGGTGGGAATCCCATCCCCAGGCGCTGCCCGGGCTCCGTCCTCCACACGGGATCCCGGCTCCGTCCCCGACATCCACcgcgggaacgggaacgggaatgggaacgggaacggggatTCTCCGGCCGCTCCCGGCTCCTGCCGCGCCAGGGTCAGGATGTTCCTGGAGATccctgcgggagcagggctgggatgggtgggagcagggacagggccggggctgtccccaccccCATCTCGGCGCTCCCGGTACCTCCGGTGGGTCCGAGGCTGTCCCGGCTGCTGCTCCGGGGGAacgggctggagctggggagcaggatcagccccaggaacaggagcaggatctggggagggatgggagcaggatcagccccaggaacaggagcaggatcagccccagggacaggagcaggatctggggagggatgggagcaggatcagccccaggaacaggagcaggatcagccccagggacaggagcaggatctggggagggatgggagcaggatcagccccaggaacaggagcaggatctggggagggatgggagcaggatcagccccaggaacaggagcaggatcagccccagggatgggagcaggatttggggagggaTGGGAGCCGTGAGCCccagagcggggccggggcaccCGGGAGGGTCCCGGGAGGGTCCCGGAGGGGCCGTACCAGGACACAGGTGCCGGTCTGCGCGGGCCTGGTGGACGTTTCCTTGATGAGCGCCTGGAGCTGCCGCAGGAGAGACCTGCGGGAACGGGGGTGAGCTCCGTGCCCCTCCTGGTGCCCCTTCCCATCCCGTGCCCATCCCGTGCCCATCCCGTGCCCATCCCGTGCCCACCCGTTACTCGTCTCCAGCTCCTGGACTTTTTTCCGCAGCTCCTGGTTCAGCGCTGAGCACGCGGCCGCCCTGCCTGGACAGAGACGGGGACAGtgaccgggacagggacacacccGGGATAACGGGAATGAACGCCGGGATAACGGGAATGAACATCAGCCCCACCTGCTCTCCAGCTCGTCCAGGTATTCCTTCTTCCTCCGCCGGCTGTCCTGCGCCGACTGTTTGTTCCGGATCTTTCTCCGCACCTTCTTCAGGAGCCGCTCCTCGGCCTGGGGCACGCGGGGGTCACTCCTgctgccccccgggccccccgtgccccccgagcccccgcacACACCTGGGTGAGGGGCAGCGCCCCGGGCAGGGTCACCCCCTCCTGCGCCAGCAGCCGCTTCTCCTCCTCCGTCAGCTGGAGCtgcgggacagggacagactggggtgaactgggagggactggggcgaactgggggggtctgggagtgaactgggaggGTCTGGGGTgaactgggaggggctgggagtgAACTGGAGGGGtctgggagtgaactgggggGGTCTGGGAGTGAACTGGAGGGGTCTGGGGTGAACTGGGGTGGTCCAGGAACGAACTGGGAGGGTCCAGGAGTGAactgggggggtctggggtgaACTGGAGGGGTCCGGGGTGAACTGGGAGAGTCCCGGGGTGAACCGGGGAATCCGGGGTGAACCGGGGGTGCGGGACTCACCGTGggccggggctcggggctcggggccAGCGGGATGCCCGGGAACAGGGAGGGGTCCAGGGCCGTGCTGAGGTCACACaccacctccagcagcaccgGGGGCGGcccggcgggccgggggcgctCCGGGCTGCTGCCGAGCCCGCAGGCGATGTCGGGGTTCACcgtcagccccagcagctcctcggCTCCGCTGCCCTGCGGGGATACCGGGCCGGGGGACGCGTGACGGGATCCCCGGGacatcccggtgtccccgtgggGGTCCTGCCCACCCGCGCCCCTCCCGGCCCCACTCACATCATCCTCCGGGAGCGTCAAGGTCTGGAAGCCCAGTACCGGCACCGGGAGCGACGGGGGATCCGGGAAGAGCCCGTCCGGCTCCGGGAGCTCCGGGAGCTCCGGTGCCTCCATTGGGGTTCCCGGCGGACCCCCCCGCGGGATCCCTCGTGCCCCGACGCCCGGGGATGAACCCCCTGCGCCCCCTCCTCGGGGTGCCCCGGTTCCCGGTGGTgccgccgcctccgcccggTGCCGGGCTGAGCACCAGGATCTCCGGGATCCCGGGGAATCCAGCCAAGTCCCGCCCCGTGCCGGGAAGGGCCGCGATCATCCCTCCCCAGCGGGGCTCCGCCGCCCTACCGGGGCACCGGGGCAAGCGGGGGGGTGCGGCTGGCCCGGTACCGCGTCCCGGAGGGTCTCGCGGGGGAACCGGGAACGGGGCCGGGCCTGGGGGGGGCTCCGCGGCGGTCGCGGGTGGCTCTGGACCGGAGCCGCTGCCACCCTCAGTCCCGGTAACGGAGTTCGGGGCGGAGGAACCGGGGGATGCCCCCGGTAACGGGTTCCGGGAGGGCAGGAACGGGGCGATCCCGCCAGTACCGGCACGGCGGGACCGGGAGGGttcccccgccccgcccggacACGTGCGCgctcccggggccgcggggccgcgcggGCTCCGCTCGCTCCCCATTGGCTGCGCCGCGCGTCAATCAGCGCCGCCGGCGGCGGTTCCGCGTTGCTATTGGCCGCGCTGGCGGGGCGGCGCCGCCCCCCGGAGTTCCCGGGACGCGGTCGGGATGCGGCGGGCGGTGAGTgcggcgggagcggctccggtccccgtcccggtcccggtcccggtcctgccctgccctccctcaCCCCGATCCCCGGAAACGCCGATCCCGGCGCTTATCTCCCGATCCCGCTCGGTGCCGTTCCTTGGTCCCGGTTCTCGAGCCGAGTCCCGGTCCTCGATCCCCGCTGCGGTCGCGGTCCCCGGTGGCGGTCCTTACCCCCTAACGCGGTCTGTGCTGCCGAGTTCCCCGTCCCGGTCCCTGATTCCGGTGCCGGTCCTTGTTCCCGCTCCGGTCCCTCCCCGCCGCGCTGTCGGTGTCCCGGGGCCCCGGGCGGGGGGGTCGGCACCGGGTGAGTcaccggggccggggggcggctCTGACCGGCCCGTCCCGTTGCAGCGCCGCTTCCCGGGGATGCGCAGCGCGGCTCGGAGCTCccccggcggcgggcgctgAGCTCCGGGAGCAGGATGGAcaccgggagcggggccgcgctgGCCTGGAGCCCCGgggcggccccgcagcccccgcccgGGCTGGCGGTGAAGTTGGGGtcgctggtgctgctgctgctgctgcccctcgcCTGCGGCCTCGCACCCCTCTGGTGCTTCCGACAGCCCCCCGGTACCGGGAatggggggtctcgggggttCGGGGGGTCTCGGGGATTGTGGAGTCGGGGGAGTGTCTGAGGTGCTGGGGGGGGTCGTGGGTGTCTGGAGCATTCTGGGGGCTCATGGAGtttgggggtctcgggggtcccgagggtctggagcagctgggagcagggctgtccccacctcagggctgtccccaagggagggctgagggggaagggtctcttTGGGGTCTCAGCCCCCCAATTTcctcccccccagacccccgcAGCCCCGTGCTCAGCCTCGTGAGCTGCTTCTCGGGCGGCGTTTTCATGGGCACCTTCCTGCTCGACCTCCTGCCCGACTACCTGGACAGCATCGCTGCGGCGCTGGAGGGGCTGCGCATCACGGTgagacccccgggacaccccggggacctgtccctgtccctgtccccctccccacgggtgtccctgtccccgggaTCGGGGTCAGCAACTGCGgctgctgggaaaggggctggaggggagggaatggggacaggggatggacGGTGAGAAAGGGACAAGGACGGGGATGGACAGTGGGAatgggacaaggacagggatggacagtgACAAAGGGACAAGGACATGGATGGACAGTGAGAACGGGGTGCTGAGGACATTGAGGatggggaaggacagaggggctggggcagcagagaggggacagtagtgacagggacagcagggccagccTGCTGCCAGCGGAGCAGCCGGAATGGCGACAACGTTCCCCCGGAACGATGACACTGTCCCCCGGCGGCGCCAGGAGCCCCTTGTGCTCCCGATGACGCATGGAAAGATCCTCATCTGCCGCAGCTTCCCCTTGGCACTGACCCCCCTTCCCGCAGCTGCAGTTCCCCCTGCCGGAGTTCATCCTGGCCATGGGCTTCTtcctggtgctggtgctggagcaggtgacgCTGGCGCAGCGGGAGCTGGCCGAGCCTCCCGAGGAGTCGCGGGCGCTGCTGCCCAACGGCTCCATCCAGGCCGCGCTGCCCGTGGGCCCGGTGGGCACGGTGGGCACGGTGCCGGCGGCCGGCGGCGGTCCCGGGGCGCTCCGGGCCGCGGCGCTGGCGCTGGCGCTGGCGCTGCACGCGGTGCTGGAGGGGCTGGCGCTGGGGCTGCGCGAGGGCGACGCGGCCGCGCTGCGCgtgctgctggcgctgctgctgcacaAGGGCGCCGTGGCCTTCGGCCTCTCGCTGGAGCTGCTGCGCAGCCGCCTGCGCCCGCCCGCCGTGGCCTCGTGCCTCGTGCTGCTGGCGCTCATGTCCCCGCTGGGCGTCGGCGTGGGCACGGCGctggcggcgggcgcggggccgcggcagCGCCTGTGCCGGGCCGTGCTGGAGGGGCTGGCGGCCGGCACCTTCCTCTTCGTCACCTTCCTGGAGATTCTGCCCCAGGAGTTGGAGGCGCCCCGAAATCGCATCCCCAAGGTCATCCTGATCCTCGCCGGCTTCGCGCTGGTCAGCGCCATCCTCTTCGTCAAGGGATGAAGATGCGCCGGGCCGGGATCCGCACGCCGGGCTCGGAGAATCCCATGGGATTCATGTGCCCCCCCTGCATCCTCCTTTCCGAAGTGCCAAAGTGCCTCTCCggtctctgtgcctcagtttcccctctaAACTGTCCTCTTTCTCAAGGGGAGACCCCGCCTTGCCGGGGGTCCCCCGTTCTCGCTCCGGGAATTCCTGTCCCACCCTGCGCCCCGTGTTCCGAAGTGCCAAAGTGCCTCTCAGcgctgtgcctcagtttccccatctgcACAATGGATCGGTGctgtgacccccccccccccccaggaccctggGAGGGGGTGAGTGTCCCCCCCATAACCACAAGTGCCCTTACGGACTCCCCCGGATTTGGGGGTGTTGGATGAAGCAAATAAAGGACTGAACCCGAAagtgctgcctctgcctggggCGGGTGGGATGGAACTGGGGGTGTGTGTCGCAGTGTCCCCCGCGCACCCCCCAGGATATATGGGCTGGGGGGGTCTGGCTCCCCCTAATTTTGGGTGTGGGGGTGTCTGCTCTGTTCCCGGGCTCGGGGCGGGGGTGGCCCCGCCGTACCCCAGAGCCGCCCCTCCATTTCAGAGCCCCTCCGCCACTTCGCCCCGTTCCCCTCACGACCGCAGGCCACGCCCCCCCAGCGGCCacgcccctccccgccccgaTGCCCTCCGGGATTTGTAGTCCGTACCTCCCTCACCGCTTAGCACCTCTTAACCCGGCGCCTCCGTTTCCCAGCGCTCCCTGCGTAGCGCCCGCACGCACCGCTGGGAGTTGTAGTCCAGACACCCCGCACACCCTGCTGTTGGCACTACCAGCTGAACTACAGGTCCCGGCGTGCcgcgcgcggcggcggcggcggagcggcggagcgggg
This region includes:
- the SLC39A1 gene encoding zinc transporter ZIP1 isoform X2, producing MNAGITGMNISPTCSPARPAPLPGDAQRGSELPRRRALSSGSRMDTGSGAALAWSPGAAPQPPPGLAVKLGSLVLLLLLPLACGLAPLWCFRQPPDPRSPVLSLVSCFSGGVFMGTFLLDLLPDYLDSIAAALEGLRITFPLPEFILAMGFFLVLVLEQVTLAQRELAEPPEESRALLPNGSIQAALPVGPVGTVGTVPAAGGGPGALRAAALALALALHAVLEGLALGLREGDAAALRVLLALLLHKGAVAFGLSLELLRSRLRPPAVASCLVLLALMSPLGVGVGTALAAGAGPRQRLCRAVLEGLAAGTFLFVTFLEILPQELEAPRNRIPKVILILAGFALVSAILFVKG
- the CREB3L4 gene encoding cyclic AMP-responsive element-binding protein 3-like protein 4 isoform X1, producing MEAPELPELPEPDGLFPDPPSLPVPVLGFQTLTLPEDDVSGAGRGAGGQDPHGDTGMSRGSRHASPGPVSPQGSGAEELLGLTVNPDIACGLGSSPERPRPAGPPPVLLEVVCDLSTALDPSLFPGIPLAPSPEPRPTLQLTEEEKRLLAQEGVTLPGALPLTQAEERLLKKVRRKIRNKQSAQDSRRRKKEYLDELESRAAACSALNQELRKKVQELETSNGSLLRQLQALIKETSTRPAQTGTCVLILLLFLGLILLPSSSPFPRSSSRDSLGPTGGISRNILTLARQEPGAAGESPFPFPFPFPFPRWMSGTEPGSRVEDGARAAPGDGIPTPQGDPGSNSSRQDTGTGTWGHGEEM
- the SLC39A1 gene encoding zinc transporter ZIP1 isoform X1; the protein is MNAGITGMNISPTCSPARPAPLPGDAQRGSELPRRRALSSGSRMDTGSGAALAWSPGAAPQPPPGLAVKLGSLVLLLLLPLACGLAPLWCFRQPPDPRSPVLSLVSCFSGGVFMGTFLLDLLPDYLDSIAAALEGLRITLQFPLPEFILAMGFFLVLVLEQVTLAQRELAEPPEESRALLPNGSIQAALPVGPVGTVGTVPAAGGGPGALRAAALALALALHAVLEGLALGLREGDAAALRVLLALLLHKGAVAFGLSLELLRSRLRPPAVASCLVLLALMSPLGVGVGTALAAGAGPRQRLCRAVLEGLAAGTFLFVTFLEILPQELEAPRNRIPKVILILAGFALVSAILFVKG
- the CREB3L4 gene encoding cyclic AMP-responsive element-binding protein 3-like protein 4 isoform X2, coding for MEAPELPELPEPDGLFPDPPSLPVPVLGFQTLTLPEDDGSGAEELLGLTVNPDIACGLGSSPERPRPAGPPPVLLEVVCDLSTALDPSLFPGIPLAPSPEPRPTLQLTEEEKRLLAQEGVTLPGALPLTQAEERLLKKVRRKIRNKQSAQDSRRRKKEYLDELESRAAACSALNQELRKKVQELETSNGSLLRQLQALIKETSTRPAQTGTCVLILLLFLGLILLPSSSPFPRSSSRDSLGPTGGISRNILTLARQEPGAAGESPFPFPFPFPFPRWMSGTEPGSRVEDGARAAPGDGIPTPQGDPGSNSSRQDTGTGTWGHGEEM